A single Suricata suricatta isolate VVHF042 chromosome 2, meerkat_22Aug2017_6uvM2_HiC, whole genome shotgun sequence DNA region contains:
- the EEF1AKMT2 gene encoding EEF1A lysine methyltransferase 2 isoform X2: MNSGASGGGGCAGAAVRSRGGSPGGDGFAPSALGTREHWDAVYERELQTFQEYGDTGEIWFGEESMNRLIRWMQKREIPLDASVLDIGTGNGVFLAKFGFSNITGIDYSPSAIQLSGSIIEKEGLSNIKLKVEDFLNLSTELSGFHICVDKGTFDAISLNPDSAVEKRKQYVKSLSGVLNVNGFFLITSCNWTKEELLNEFSEGFELFEELPTPTFSFGGRSGNSVTALVFQKT, translated from the exons ATGAACTCTGGCgcgagcggcggcggcggctgcgctGGGGCCGCGGTGCGGTCCCGAGGGGGCAGTCCCGGAGGGGATGGCTTTGCCCCGTCGGCGCTGGGGACTCGAGAGCA TTGGGATGCTGTCTATGAGAGAGAACTGCAGACTTTCCAAGAATATGGAGATACAGGAGAAATCTG GTTTGGAGAAGAGAGTATGAATCGGCTAATAAGGTGGATGCAAAAACGCGAGATTCCTTTGGACGCCTCAGTGCTTGATATTGGAACTGGAAATGGTGTTTTCTTG gCAAAATTTGGATTTTCTAATATTACTGGAATTGATTACTCTCCTTCTGCAATACAGCTTTCTGGAAGCATTATAGAGAAAGAAGGTTTATCTAACATTAAGTTGAAG GTAGAAGACTTTTTGAATCTTTCCACAGAGCTGTCTGGATTTCATATTTGTGTTGACAAGGGGACTTTTGATGCCATCAGCCTTAACCCTGACAGTGCAGTTGAGAAGAGGAAGCAGTACGTGAAATCCCTCTCCGGGGTGTTGAACGTCAACGGCTTTTTTCTAATAACCTCATGTAATTGGACCAAGGAAGAGTTgctaaatgaattcagtgaag GATTTGAACTTTTTGAAGAGCTGCCAACACCCACGTTCAGCTTCGGAGGCAGATCTGGAAACAGTGTAACAGCTTTGGTGTTCCAAAAAACGTGA
- the EEF1AKMT2 gene encoding EEF1A lysine methyltransferase 2 isoform X1, translating into MNSGASGGGGCAGAAVRSRGGSPGGDGFAPSALGTREHWDAVYERELQTFQEYGDTGEIWFGEESMNRLIRWMQKREIPLDASVLDIGTGNGVFLVELAKFGFSNITGIDYSPSAIQLSGSIIEKEGLSNIKLKVEDFLNLSTELSGFHICVDKGTFDAISLNPDSAVEKRKQYVKSLSGVLNVNGFFLITSCNWTKEELLNEFSEGFELFEELPTPTFSFGGRSGNSVTALVFQKT; encoded by the exons ATGAACTCTGGCgcgagcggcggcggcggctgcgctGGGGCCGCGGTGCGGTCCCGAGGGGGCAGTCCCGGAGGGGATGGCTTTGCCCCGTCGGCGCTGGGGACTCGAGAGCA TTGGGATGCTGTCTATGAGAGAGAACTGCAGACTTTCCAAGAATATGGAGATACAGGAGAAATCTG GTTTGGAGAAGAGAGTATGAATCGGCTAATAAGGTGGATGCAAAAACGCGAGATTCCTTTGGACGCCTCAGTGCTTGATATTGGAACTGGAAATGGTGTTTTCTTGGTTGAACTT gCAAAATTTGGATTTTCTAATATTACTGGAATTGATTACTCTCCTTCTGCAATACAGCTTTCTGGAAGCATTATAGAGAAAGAAGGTTTATCTAACATTAAGTTGAAG GTAGAAGACTTTTTGAATCTTTCCACAGAGCTGTCTGGATTTCATATTTGTGTTGACAAGGGGACTTTTGATGCCATCAGCCTTAACCCTGACAGTGCAGTTGAGAAGAGGAAGCAGTACGTGAAATCCCTCTCCGGGGTGTTGAACGTCAACGGCTTTTTTCTAATAACCTCATGTAATTGGACCAAGGAAGAGTTgctaaatgaattcagtgaag GATTTGAACTTTTTGAAGAGCTGCCAACACCCACGTTCAGCTTCGGAGGCAGATCTGGAAACAGTGTAACAGCTTTGGTGTTCCAAAAAACGTGA